The following is a genomic window from Niabella soli DSM 19437.
TCAGTTCTGTTTGTGTCAGCAATTCATTTTTTGTGCGCAACACTGCCAGCGGAGTTTGTAATTCATGCGAAGCATTTTCACTAAACTCCCTCGCCGTTGCATATTCTTCCAGGATCCGGCTGGTCATTTTCTCAATAAAGCCATTCAGTTCATTGAACTCAGTTGTAGACGAACGTTCCAGCTCCAGTTTTTTCTTTTGACGTACATTAAAATGGCGGATCGCTTCCAGCGTTGATTTAAAGGGGCGAAACAGTGTTTTGGAAAAAATTCTTGCGGAAATAAAGACTGTTGCGGAAATAAGCAACATTTTCCAGAGCATGGCTATAAACATGCTACTGAAAAATTCATTGGGGTTAATGAAATAACTATGCGTTGTTATCTTATAATTTTTACCATTAACAGCGTGATAACTCGTCACAAACAAAGCCAGTTCTTTTTGATCCATCCCTTCCACCTTTTCCACCCGTTTGGTGATCTGCGGATTTTCCGGGGGAATAGCCCCGGCGTATGGGGCTACGACTACTTCCCGGTCTTTTAAAAATGCATCGGCCGGTTGTCCGCTGCGCAGCAGGCTTATGACATGATCGTTTACAGAACGCAGCCGTTTTATTTCAAAATCGGTTATTTTTCGCTTTATGCTGGAATGCGAAATAAAAATAGTAACCGGGGTTATCACCAGTATGATGCAAAGGAACCAGATGGATATTTTATTAATAAGCTTCATAATTTAAACCGGTACCCCAGGCCATACACCGTTTCTATATAGTCGTTGCCATTGGCTGCCGCTATTTTTTTCCGGAGATTTTTTATATGCTGATAAATAAAATCAAAATTGGCAAGGTTATCTGTGTAATCGCCCCAAAGATGCGTGGCAATGGCCTGGCGCGAAAGCACCCGCCCTTTGTTGACAACAAAATACAACAACAGGTCAAATTCTTTAGGCGTAATATCCAGTATTTGCGTATGCACCCGTGCTTCTATGGTGTCCGTATTCAGTTCTATTTCGTTGGCCAAAACAATATTGCTGCCATTCAGGTTGCTCCGGCGGTACATGGCGCGCAGGCGGGCATGCAATTCAGGCAGATGGAAGGGTTTGGTAATATAATCATCGGCGCCGCCTTCCAGTCCGTTGATCTTATCATCCAGCGCATTACGTGCAGAAATGATCAATACCTTGCTACCGATCCTTTCTCCTTTGATAAAGCGGAGCACTTCCAGGCCGTCGCCGTCAGGAAGCATCATATCCAATAAAATAAAATCATAGGTAAATACCGATAGCTTTTGCTGGGCTTCGTCAACACCAAAGGCACATTCACAAATAAAATGCTCTGTCTGCAAATATTCTTTAATACTTGCAGACAGAGCACAATTGTCTTCGATAATTAAGATCTTCATCTCCTGCAAAATTAATGTGCAGTTTTGAAGAAAAGTTGAAGCAGGTAAATCCCAGTATTCAGATATCAGTACTCAGTATTCAGCGTTTAGCTTTAAGCGTTCAGCATTCAGCATTTAACTATTTCGCCTTTGTAGCCACAATAATCCCCCTGAAATAGCCCAATGATTCCGCAATGCCCATAAAGGGGTTGTTCATAAAACGCTCGTACTCCAGGCTTACTTTGCCGGTGTACCCCACCTGGCGCAGCATTTTTACAAAAGCAGGGAAGTTAATAATGCCGCGGCCTACTTCTACGGAAGCGCCGTCTTTTGTTGGGGCGGTTACATCTTTTAAATGGATATCAAAAACGCGGGCCTTGTACTTTTTCAAATCAGCCACGGCGTCCTTGCCATTGCGCGTATCATGGCCAATATCCAGGCACATCCCCATGCGGGGGTCCAGGTCTTTCACATGATTCCATACATCATCTGCATCCTGATAAATCTTAATATCCGGCCCGTGCAGGTGAATAGCATACTTCATATCGTATTCCTTCACTTTTTTGTTTACATAAGGCAGCAGCTCATAATTAGGTACCCCAACGATCAGCTTTACTCCCACTCTTTTTGCATATTCAAACGCCCTGTCCACCTCCGCTTCTGATTTCATGTAAATAGGGCCTACACCATAACCTTCCACCCCTTTTGCTTTCAATTTTTGATGAAACGCCGCGATCTGCTCGTCTGTGCTGTTCAGCGGCAGATGAAAATCCTTTATACAGAGATAATGGATCTCTTCCCGTTGCATCGTTTCCAATGTAGTATCAATACCAAATTTTGCGAAGGTATAGCCCGCCATCCCCAGTTTAAACCGCTCACCGGTCTCGGGCGGCGGCGCCGTTGGAACTTTCTGCGCAAAACAATGATTCCAGCTCAAACCAGATACCAGTAAAAAACACAATGCAATCCGTTTCATATCCTTTAATTAGATTTTAGTGACGTTAAATTTATTAAAAAATCGGGTTGCTGCGCCTACCTTTTTATGATAACGTTTTCGTTACATCGAACCCCGGCCCTCAATTATAAACGGGAATTGGCCGCTATTGCTTTATGACCGATATTCGGCCAACAATTCTGGCATAATGATCCGTTATCTTTCAATAGCGCTCCGCGGCTGGCAGGAACACCGGAAAAGCAGGAAACTGCTTGCCGGATTTGCCCGCTGGAAAGCGCTCCTTCAGCAGGTGCCGGTGCCGAATGCTGTTACCGGCAAAAAAATATTGCTGATAAGGCTGGACGATATTGGCGACTATTTGCTGTTCCGTAACTTTTTACCCGCTTATTATCAGTTTGCAAAGCAACAGGGCTGCACCCTAACCTACCTGGGCAACAACGCCACCAAAAGTATCTTTAACCTGCTGGATGCCGCAAATGCTGATGCCACCATCTGGGTGAACAAAGCGCAATATCACAGCAGCGAAGACTATAGGATGAACCTATGGAAACAATTGCGCGCAGCAGGCTTTAGCCAGATAATCAATCCTTCCCGAACGCGCCCCTTATTATTAGATGATTTGTGCGCATTGGCTGCGGCAGCGCCTGAAAATACCGCCGCGGCCAACAGCTTCAGAACAAAGAAGCTGAACGAGGCATCGGATCAACAGTACCAACGTCTTTTTCCAAACCCTGAGCACTTGCACGAATTTGAATACAATAAAGCCTTTGCAGCCTGGTGCACCGGCACAACAATACCAATAAACAGACCCACTATTGCCGCTACCCCCTCCGAAGCACCTTTAAAACAACCTTATGTATTATGTTGCATCGGCGCGGCGCATAAAAGCCGGCGCTGGCCCCTGGCCCGGTGGGTCACCTTTATACAACAGGTAACAACAAGCGGTACAGTCCGGCCGGTACTTTGCGGAAGCAAAGCTGAAACCGCAGCAGCTGCAACGATAGCAGCGGCTACCGGCGCCCAGAATATAACCGGCTCCACCACCCTCCCCGAGATCATTAACTGGATGCAACACGCCGCCGTTGCAATTTGTAACGACAGTATGGCTGCGCACCTGGCCGTATCCTGTGGCACTCCGGCCATCATTGTATCCAACGGGAATAATTACCCACGCTTCACCACTTATGCCGAGACCGGGATCCCCAAGGTTTTTACCATTTATGCAAGACCTTTTTTAAAAGTGCTCGAAACCCGGGAACAGAAAATTTTTTGGCACTATACGCCGGTAACAAAAGATATGGATACAATTGACCCCGCGGCCGTTTTCGACCGCTTACAATCCCTGCTGGCCCAGGAATTTAGTTCCAAATTAACGTGATCATCATGCCGGATTAAGGATTTGCGGTACCAAATCATTGAAACGATGATACAGTAGGCTAGCCGAGACTAAAATTTGAATGGCCTAATAATTCTATTTTTTTTAATATGATTATATTTTGTATCTTTACGATGGTGTTTTTCATAGGTTAGCAACGCCCGCCTTTTCCAGGGCGGGCTTATTATTTCTCACTTTTTGCCCCTGTCAGTTTTCCTGTTTTTTTATTCTTTTATTGCGGCGATGATGACAAAAACAGTTAAAAAAAACTCGCTACCTTTAAGCAATGAAGCAACAAATTCTTGACGCCATTATCCTGGAATTGCAACAGTTGCTGAGCAGCTACCAGCAACGGATAGGTACATTAGAAACCAGTGCGGACGTAGATGCGGCAGCAACGACCGACCTGGACGAAAACTCCCAACAGGATGAAGCAGCAACAATGGGTAACCTGCTGCAACCACCCCAACAGGAGCTGGAAGATAGCATCGGCATTATTAAAACATTTGGAGCCATCCCATGCAGCCAATTTGCTTCCGGCGCCCTGATCGAAACCGATGCGCATTACCTTATTGTAGGCGCCTCCCTTCCTCCATTGAAAGTAAACGGCAAAAAAGTAGTAGGCATTACCCCCGAAGCCCCGGCTTATACAGCATTGGAGGGTAAAAAGAAAGGCGATGAACTTCACCTGGGCAATAAGGATTATTTGATTTTATCAGTGTCCTGATCTTGTCCCGGACGCAACGAATACCTGCTGTCCGGGATAGCTACTATTAGCAGATTCTTTGTACCTTCGGTCTATGGCAATTTTAAAATTCAGGGTATATTTTGAGGAGGACGACAGCATCTACAGGGATATAATAATAAAGCATATCCAGTCTTTTTTGGATTTCCACGAAACCATACTCAAAGCATTTGAGTTTGATAATAAACATCAGGCTACTTTTTTCAGAAGCAACGATCATTGGCAAAAAGGGCGTGAAATATCCCTGGAGGTTTATGCGGATCATTCGTACAAAATGGCACCGCTTTTAATGAAAGACACTTCCATCGGATCAGAAATAAAGAACACAAATCAGCGTTTTACCTATACGTACGATTTTCAAAAACACTGGGATTTTCTGATCGAGCTGATCAATGTTTCCAAAGATGGCGATGCCGGTACCGAATATCCAAAAATTACCCGCACGGAAGGCATCAGCCCCAAACAATACGGAACAAAAGGGCTATTGGGAGAAAAGTTTGCCGATATTGAAGAAAAATATGATCTCTCCAAAAGCGCCGAAGGCTTTGGCGAAAAGGGCGAAGACGGAGAAGATGTGAATTATGATGAGGGAGGGAGTGAATATGCTGACGAACAGGACCTCTAATGACAACGGGTAAAAAGCCGCTGCTGATCGTTATTGCGGGACCTACGGCCGTAGGCAAAACCGCAACGGCCATTGAGGCGGCAAACTATTTTAATACCGTTATTCTTTCGGCAGATAGCCGGCAATGTTATAAAGAACTGAATATTGGCGTAGCACGTCCCTCCGCTCAGGAGCTTAAGGCCGCGCCCCATTACTTTATTGCTTCACATAGTGTTCATGACACTATGAATGCTGCATTGTATGAAACATACGCACTCGGCTTGTTGCGGCAGCTTTTTGTACAACACCCCGTAATAGTGGCCGTTGGCGGAACGGGCTTATATCTAAAAGCATTACTGGAAGGCATGGACCCGATTCCCCCCATACCGGAAACAATCAGGCAAACGATCGTTGCCGCCTACAATACCAAAGGCATTGACTGGCTGAAGGCGGAGCTTGAAAAAAAAGATCCGTTGTTTTTTGCCAAAGGCGAAATGCAGAACCCGCAGCGCATGATGCGCGCCCTTGAAATTATGGAGGGCACCGGCCAATCGATACTCGAATATCAGAAAAAAAATAAAAAGGCGCGGTTCTTTGATGCGCTTTGCATTGGCTTAGAATTGCCGCGCGCTGTTCTTTACGAGCGCATCAATGAACGGGTGTTAGCTATGATGAACGAGGGCCTTGAAAAAGAGGCCAAAAGCCTGTTGCCCCTCAGAACGGTTAATGCCCTCCAAACCGTGGGCTACCAGGAGTTATTTCAATACTTCGACGGGATGCTCACCCAGACGGCCGCTGTAGCACTCATTCAGCAAAATACCAGGCATTATGCCAAACGGCAACTGACCTGGTTTAAGAAACAGCAGGACTTATACTGGCTGAACGCCGCCCGGCCTCAAATAGTACCGCTTATACTTTCTGCGATAAAAGAAAAAGAAAAAAACTAACCGTCCGCCAACTTTATTGGCAGCAGATTGTTTCTGATTATTCCCCGAAAGCAGGGTACAATTAAAAAAAATTAATACCAGTTAGTTCGTTTTTTACCGAACTAACCATAGCTTTGCGGCTGTTATTTATACAACATGACTTCAACAGCAAAAAAAGAACTCTACCAGGATATGGTAACCTTTTATGGTGATCTGTACCGCCTGCCCCCTTTAAACGCGAAAGTATATGTATATATGATGTTCGATCCCGGCGGCGCGGGATATACTTTTGATGCATTGCTGTTAAAATTTAATGTGAGTAAAAGTTCACTGTCTAACGCCTTGCAAATGCTCTTACAGAACCGGTTCATCGAATACATCACCCCGATCGATTCGCGTAAGCGGCAGTACCGCATCAACCCACAGTATATGGGCATCCGGTTTGGCAACATCCTTAATAAACTGAAAAAG
Proteins encoded in this region:
- a CDS encoding sensor histidine kinase → MKLINKISIWFLCIILVITPVTIFISHSSIKRKITDFEIKRLRSVNDHVISLLRSGQPADAFLKDREVVVAPYAGAIPPENPQITKRVEKVEGMDQKELALFVTSYHAVNGKNYKITTHSYFINPNEFFSSMFIAMLWKMLLISATVFISARIFSKTLFRPFKSTLEAIRHFNVRQKKKLELERSSTTEFNELNGFIEKMTSRILEEYATAREFSENASHELQTPLAVLRTKNELLTQTELNGQQAALIEQMQLEINKLSNITKSLVLLARLENHEFNTGEDVKFCKVVKNVIQTYEYWADLKNISITRNVDSKVYIKTNPTLADILVANLMRNAIRYNEEGGSIHIELTSDYFRMTNTGQPVDIPHKDIFRRFKKGNQKNEGVGLGLAIVKQICEVCNFRVSYAFVEDRHVFCVYFNDQYLAATDAIPSRPDAQRMVFPGDHV
- a CDS encoding response regulator transcription factor; the encoded protein is MKILIIEDNCALSASIKEYLQTEHFICECAFGVDEAQQKLSVFTYDFILLDMMLPDGDGLEVLRFIKGERIGSKVLIISARNALDDKINGLEGGADDYITKPFHLPELHARLRAMYRRSNLNGSNIVLANEIELNTDTIEARVHTQILDITPKEFDLLLYFVVNKGRVLSRQAIATHLWGDYTDNLANFDFIYQHIKNLRKKIAAANGNDYIETVYGLGYRFKL
- a CDS encoding sugar phosphate isomerase/epimerase family protein — protein: MKRIALCFLLVSGLSWNHCFAQKVPTAPPPETGERFKLGMAGYTFAKFGIDTTLETMQREEIHYLCIKDFHLPLNSTDEQIAAFHQKLKAKGVEGYGVGPIYMKSEAEVDRAFEYAKRVGVKLIVGVPNYELLPYVNKKVKEYDMKYAIHLHGPDIKIYQDADDVWNHVKDLDPRMGMCLDIGHDTRNGKDAVADLKKYKARVFDIHLKDVTAPTKDGASVEVGRGIINFPAFVKMLRQVGYTGKVSLEYERFMNNPFMGIAESLGYFRGIIVATKAK
- a CDS encoding glycosyltransferase family 9 protein, with the protein product MIRYLSIALRGWQEHRKSRKLLAGFARWKALLQQVPVPNAVTGKKILLIRLDDIGDYLLFRNFLPAYYQFAKQQGCTLTYLGNNATKSIFNLLDAANADATIWVNKAQYHSSEDYRMNLWKQLRAAGFSQIINPSRTRPLLLDDLCALAAAAPENTAAANSFRTKKLNEASDQQYQRLFPNPEHLHEFEYNKAFAAWCTGTTIPINRPTIAATPSEAPLKQPYVLCCIGAAHKSRRWPLARWVTFIQQVTTSGTVRPVLCGSKAETAAAATIAAATGAQNITGSTTLPEIINWMQHAAVAICNDSMAAHLAVSCGTPAIIVSNGNNYPRFTTYAETGIPKVFTIYARPFLKVLETREQKIFWHYTPVTKDMDTIDPAAVFDRLQSLLAQEFSSKLT
- a CDS encoding IS1096 element passenger TnpR family protein, which codes for MAILKFRVYFEEDDSIYRDIIIKHIQSFLDFHETILKAFEFDNKHQATFFRSNDHWQKGREISLEVYADHSYKMAPLLMKDTSIGSEIKNTNQRFTYTYDFQKHWDFLIELINVSKDGDAGTEYPKITRTEGISPKQYGTKGLLGEKFADIEEKYDLSKSAEGFGEKGEDGEDVNYDEGGSEYADEQDL
- the miaA gene encoding tRNA (adenosine(37)-N6)-dimethylallyltransferase MiaA, which encodes MTTGKKPLLIVIAGPTAVGKTATAIEAANYFNTVILSADSRQCYKELNIGVARPSAQELKAAPHYFIASHSVHDTMNAALYETYALGLLRQLFVQHPVIVAVGGTGLYLKALLEGMDPIPPIPETIRQTIVAAYNTKGIDWLKAELEKKDPLFFAKGEMQNPQRMMRALEIMEGTGQSILEYQKKNKKARFFDALCIGLELPRAVLYERINERVLAMMNEGLEKEAKSLLPLRTVNALQTVGYQELFQYFDGMLTQTAAVALIQQNTRHYAKRQLTWFKKQQDLYWLNAARPQIVPLILSAIKEKEKN